A genome region from Candidatus Woesearchaeota archaeon includes the following:
- a CDS encoding peptidylprolyl isomerase — protein MADDKKKAKSGDTVKVDYTGSFDDGQVFDTSDGQAPLEFQIGQGHIIKGFDEAVTGMAVGEEKTVKIKPEDGYGLKIKELVQDIPLSQLKDHEKFQEGMLLTLKDPDGKMINAIIVKKDTEKITLDLNHPLAGRVLNFKIKLVSIGPSRKSHRR, from the coding sequence ATGGCGGATGACAAGAAAAAGGCAAAAAGCGGAGATACTGTCAAGGTGGATTATACAGGCTCATTTGATGATGGCCAGGTTTTCGACACCTCCGATGGCCAAGCACCGCTGGAATTCCAGATTGGGCAGGGCCATATCATAAAAGGATTTGATGAGGCGGTAACGGGCATGGCTGTTGGCGAAGAAAAAACCGTCAAGATTAAGCCAGAGGACGGCTATGGGCTTAAGATAAAGGAGCTTGTACAGGACATTCCCCTGTCACAGCTAAAGGACCATGAAAAGTTCCAGGAAGGGATGCTATTGACCCTTAAAGACCCAGACGGCAAGATGATAAATGCCATAATTGTCAAGAAAGACACTGAAAAAATAACGCTCGACCTTAACCATCCCCTGGCTGGCAGAGTCCTGAACTTCAAAATCAAGCTAGTTAGCATTGGGCCTAGTAGAAAATCCCATCGGCGATAG